One genomic segment of Desulfuromonas thiophila includes these proteins:
- a CDS encoding Rne/Rng family ribonuclease encodes MSKKMLINATLPEEERVAIVEDGLLTELDIEVAGREQTKGNIYKAEVIRVEAGLQAAFVDYGAARPGFLQIGDIHPALWPAARNGESGERRRPAINDILKRGQKLLVQVVKEERGTKGAALTTELSLAGRYMVLLAESNSRGISRKIEHEPTRRNIKKALEQLDLPENMGYIIRTAAIDQPPEELKRDFDYLLGIYHSIIDHAQKAGAPALIYQESGLVLRSIRDYFTPEIDEVLIDDREVYQQAREFFLAVMPQYAPLVKLHQERRPIFARYQIEEQIAQLSSNTVSLPSGGSIVLDQTEALVAIDVNSGKMSGEQDVEATATRVNLEAAVEIGRQLRLRDLGGLIVIDFIDMRQRKNGREVEKALKLSLKNDKARVTLGRISTQFGLLEMSRQRIKPNLGATSTHSCPHCQGTGRIRSEESRAVALLRRIQAATAKGQIDLVNARVALDVASYLLNNKRADLHDLEQRYGLKITIQPEPGYLPDQMDIDCSKAPREAGEENTPQRALVDMDLSERSRPLEERPLPSESAIASASEAAAEDLSSDTTEGDTPVESASSASEGMTPARSSRRRSRGRGRRKKTANGTAATEATDTLQTDPATAAMGTSPDSTSPPADKSPTTPTTDDINDAAAIKTTAAEEDASGSKPAKRPTRRGGRRKKTTPTDKAVAPAEAVSAKAADSPAPTPAAPAAPAAPAAPAAPAAPAAPAAPAAPAAPAAPAAPAAPAAPAAPAAPAAPATGKQATATNLAETESVKQPTRRRTSRKAPVSKAEPSDTPAANPAGAAAASSALPRPATDSNSGAATETAPSETAETAKKPARRRTGRKAAASTVPATAPSGDSASLAMPSDSDNSEKKPARRRTSRKTTGSDTTTSAAGSETTTAETTKKPVRRRRTSKTASSAAGPEDIA; translated from the coding sequence ATGAGCAAAAAAATGCTGATCAATGCGACGCTGCCCGAAGAGGAACGCGTCGCAATCGTCGAAGACGGTCTGCTGACTGAGTTGGACATCGAGGTCGCCGGCCGCGAGCAGACCAAAGGCAACATCTACAAGGCGGAGGTCATCCGCGTCGAAGCCGGGCTGCAGGCAGCCTTTGTCGATTACGGCGCCGCCCGCCCCGGTTTTCTGCAAATCGGCGACATCCACCCCGCTCTCTGGCCCGCCGCCCGCAATGGTGAAAGCGGCGAGCGGCGCCGCCCCGCCATCAACGACATTCTCAAGCGTGGCCAGAAACTCCTGGTTCAGGTGGTCAAGGAGGAACGCGGCACCAAGGGCGCGGCTCTTACCACCGAGTTGTCCCTGGCCGGCCGTTACATGGTACTGCTGGCCGAAAGCAATTCGCGCGGCATCTCGCGCAAAATTGAACACGAACCTACCCGCCGCAACATCAAAAAAGCCCTGGAGCAACTCGACCTGCCCGAAAACATGGGTTATATCATCCGCACCGCGGCCATCGACCAGCCGCCCGAAGAACTCAAGCGCGACTTCGACTACCTGCTTGGCATCTACCACAGCATTATTGATCACGCCCAGAAGGCCGGAGCCCCTGCCCTGATCTATCAGGAATCCGGTCTGGTGCTGCGCAGCATTCGCGACTATTTCACCCCCGAAATCGATGAGGTGCTCATCGATGACCGCGAGGTCTACCAGCAGGCCCGCGAATTCTTCCTGGCGGTCATGCCGCAGTATGCGCCGCTGGTCAAACTGCATCAGGAACGGCGCCCGATCTTCGCCCGTTACCAGATCGAAGAGCAGATCGCCCAGCTGTCGAGCAACACGGTCAGCCTGCCGTCAGGCGGCTCCATCGTCCTAGATCAGACGGAGGCGCTGGTCGCCATCGACGTCAACTCCGGCAAGATGTCAGGCGAACAGGATGTTGAGGCCACCGCCACGCGGGTCAATCTCGAGGCGGCGGTAGAGATCGGCCGGCAGCTGCGGCTGCGTGATCTTGGCGGCCTGATCGTTATCGACTTCATCGACATGCGCCAGCGCAAGAATGGCCGCGAAGTGGAAAAGGCGCTTAAACTCTCCCTCAAGAACGACAAGGCGCGCGTCACCCTCGGCCGCATCAGCACCCAGTTCGGCCTGTTGGAAATGAGTCGCCAACGCATCAAACCAAACCTGGGAGCCACGTCCACCCACAGTTGTCCCCACTGCCAGGGAACCGGTCGCATCCGCAGTGAGGAATCCCGCGCCGTGGCATTGCTGCGGCGCATCCAGGCTGCCACCGCCAAGGGTCAGATCGACCTGGTCAATGCCCGTGTGGCCCTCGATGTGGCCAGTTATCTGCTGAACAACAAACGGGCTGACCTGCACGATCTGGAACAGCGCTACGGCCTGAAAATCACCATCCAGCCGGAGCCAGGCTACCTGCCCGATCAGATGGACATCGACTGCAGCAAGGCCCCGCGCGAGGCGGGCGAGGAAAACACGCCGCAACGGGCATTGGTGGACATGGACCTGTCCGAGCGCAGCCGGCCGCTGGAAGAACGTCCGCTTCCGAGTGAAAGTGCTATTGCGTCTGCCAGCGAAGCCGCTGCTGAAGACCTGTCCAGCGACACCACCGAAGGGGATACGCCCGTGGAATCAGCCTCCTCGGCAAGCGAGGGCATGACTCCGGCCCGTTCCAGCCGGCGGCGGTCACGTGGCCGCGGCCGGCGCAAAAAAACCGCCAATGGCACGGCAGCCACCGAAGCAACTGACACGCTCCAGACCGATCCGGCAACGGCAGCCATGGGGACCAGCCCGGATAGCACTTCGCCACCTGCCGACAAGTCCCCCACCACCCCGACAACCGACGATATCAACGATGCGGCGGCGATCAAGACAACCGCTGCGGAGGAAGACGCCAGTGGCTCCAAGCCGGCCAAACGTCCGACACGGCGGGGCGGTCGCCGCAAAAAAACCACTCCGACGGATAAAGCCGTAGCACCAGCAGAGGCGGTATCGGCCAAGGCTGCCGACTCCCCCGCCCCGACACCGGCAGCACCGGCAGCACCGGCAGCACCGGCAGCACCGGCAGCACCGGCAGCACCGGCAGCACCGGCAGCACCGGCAGCACCGGCAGCACCGGCAGCACCGGCAGCACCGGCAGCACCGGCAGCACCGGCAGCACCGGCAGCACCGGCAGCACCGGCGACCGGCAAGCAGGCAACAGCGACAAACCTGGCGGAAACGGAATCCGTTAAACAGCCGACTCGCCGCCGCACCAGTCGCAAGGCTCCTGTGAGCAAGGCAGAACCGAGCGACACCCCAGCCGCCAACCCGGCGGGTGCTGCAGCTGCGTCCTCCGCCCTGCCACGGCCTGCAACTGACAGCAACAGCGGAGCGGCAACCGAAACGGCCCCCAGCGAAACAGCGGAAACGGCCAAAAAACCGGCGCGGCGCCGCACCGGCCGTAAAGCTGCCGCCAGCACAGTACCGGCAACAGCCCCGTCCGGCGATTCTGCCAGCCTGGCCATGCCGTCTGACAGTGACAACAGTGAAAAGAAACCCGCCCGCCGGCGTACCAGCCGTAAAACCACGGGCAGCGACACGACCACCTCTGCAGCCGGCAGCGAAACCACAACGGCCGAAACCACCAAGAAGCCCGTGCGACGCCGGCGTACCAGCAAAACGGCCAGCAGTGCCGCTGGTCCCGAAGACATCGCCTGA
- a CDS encoding cytochrome c3 family protein, with translation MKKQRHITAPLLSLCLLATLLAAPVLAADVYTYEGKGTVTFNHKGHGAVLDCSRCHEGEPGRIPIENKQQGHDLCLNCHKTEKAAGNAQAPVTCSACHVQ, from the coding sequence ATGAAAAAACAGCGCCACATCACAGCCCCGTTACTGTCTCTGTGCCTGCTGGCCACACTGCTGGCGGCACCGGTCCTGGCCGCAGATGTCTACACCTATGAAGGCAAGGGAACCGTCACCTTCAACCACAAGGGCCACGGCGCCGTGCTCGACTGTAGCCGCTGCCATGAGGGCGAACCGGGCCGTATCCCCATCGAAAACAAACAGCAGGGCCACGATCTGTGTCTGAATTGTCACAAGACGGAAAAAGCAGCCGGCAACGCCCAGGCCCCCGTCACCTGCAGTGCCTGTCACGTTCAGTAG
- a CDS encoding polyprenyl synthetase family protein, which produces MESVLKLVAAEMRAVEQQFKRDLDSDVYLIRKVGEYVLASGGKRMRPMLVLLAARLAGYQGEAHIGVASVVEFIHTATLLHDDVVDSAELRRGAASANRVWGNEASVLVGDFLFAKSFSIMVRAGSLPILQALSDATTQMAEGEVLQLISTCDLDLSEERYMQVVREKTAVLIAAACRCGAILGGVDAACQQALHDFGMDLGIAFQFMDDALDYVADEKEFGKVRGHDLEEGKMTLPLIETLRRCTAEERQLVERVVEEEPLQEDSLSQVVALIERYDGIGYTRQRAQQMVEKAKGHLRAAFPEDEVRRALEILADYVVSRSH; this is translated from the coding sequence ATGGAATCTGTGCTGAAGCTGGTTGCGGCGGAGATGCGGGCGGTTGAACAGCAGTTCAAGCGCGATCTTGATTCCGATGTCTATTTGATCCGCAAGGTTGGCGAATATGTGCTGGCCAGCGGTGGCAAGCGCATGCGGCCCATGCTGGTGTTATTGGCGGCCCGGCTGGCCGGCTACCAGGGCGAGGCGCATATCGGGGTTGCCAGCGTGGTCGAGTTCATCCATACGGCCACCCTGCTGCACGATGACGTGGTCGATAGCGCCGAACTGCGACGCGGCGCGGCCTCGGCCAACCGGGTGTGGGGCAACGAGGCATCGGTGCTGGTGGGCGACTTCCTGTTTGCCAAGTCTTTTTCCATCATGGTACGGGCTGGCAGCCTGCCGATTCTGCAGGCCCTGTCCGACGCGACCACCCAGATGGCCGAAGGCGAGGTGCTGCAACTCATCAGCACCTGCGATCTCGATCTGAGTGAAGAACGCTATATGCAGGTGGTGCGCGAAAAGACCGCCGTGTTGATCGCCGCTGCCTGCCGTTGTGGCGCCATTCTGGGTGGAGTCGATGCGGCCTGCCAGCAGGCCCTGCACGATTTCGGCATGGATCTGGGGATTGCCTTTCAGTTCATGGACGATGCCCTGGATTATGTGGCCGACGAGAAGGAATTCGGCAAGGTGCGGGGTCATGACCTGGAAGAAGGCAAGATGACGCTGCCTTTGATCGAAACCCTGCGACGCTGCACCGCCGAGGAACGTCAACTGGTCGAGCGCGTGGTGGAGGAAGAGCCTTTGCAGGAAGACAGCCTGAGCCAGGTGGTGGCACTGATCGAACGCTACGATGGTATCGGTTACACCCGACAGCGGGCCCAGCAGATGGTTGAAAAGGCCAAGGGCCATTTGCGGGCGGCCTTTCCCGAGGATGAGGTGCGGCGGGCGCTGGAGATTCTGGCGGATTATGTTGTCAGTCGTTCGCATTGA
- a CDS encoding helix-turn-helix transcriptional regulator yields MSEQDDFTGRSDATLMIDGAAVRRLREQRNLTQLYVAKVVGVTTDTISRWENNRYPSIRRQNAERLAEALEVAVEQILQDGPVAPDADGAASAGRLPFWRRRPLLLGLLLTAGLVGLLWAFWPGTAATLRAQRLLPSYAAPATRIPVQLVIEGSSARAVVRETLPPGWQLIAADPAPDSVDAASGLLRWMIRLENAPVVLHYLVQVAAGPAHSPQPFVGELVMQGASKARRQLVLGADQLVVSPLHWADLNGDGHINDDEMLAASEIIEQAPALPLDFAAIEALWSAGAYHWDAQQAAFAPGPPPQQAVEKLPAEPMDGRR; encoded by the coding sequence ATGTCTGAGCAGGACGATTTCACCGGTCGCAGCGATGCCACGCTGATGATCGATGGTGCTGCGGTGCGCCGGCTGCGTGAGCAGCGGAACCTGACCCAGCTGTATGTCGCCAAGGTGGTCGGTGTGACGACTGACACCATTTCGCGCTGGGAGAATAATCGTTATCCCAGCATCCGGCGCCAGAATGCCGAGCGTCTGGCCGAAGCTCTGGAGGTGGCGGTCGAACAGATCCTGCAGGACGGGCCGGTGGCTCCAGACGCTGACGGCGCGGCCTCGGCCGGCCGGTTGCCGTTCTGGCGTCGCCGACCGCTGCTGCTGGGCCTGCTGCTCACGGCCGGGCTGGTTGGCTTGTTGTGGGCCTTCTGGCCGGGGACCGCCGCTACGCTGCGGGCGCAGCGGTTGTTGCCAAGCTATGCCGCACCGGCGACGCGAATTCCGGTACAGCTGGTGATTGAAGGCTCATCGGCGCGGGCAGTGGTGCGTGAAACCCTGCCACCGGGTTGGCAGTTGATTGCCGCCGACCCGGCGCCGGACAGTGTTGACGCCGCCAGTGGTTTGCTGCGCTGGATGATTCGACTGGAAAACGCTCCGGTCGTACTGCACTATCTGGTGCAGGTGGCGGCTGGTCCTGCTCATTCGCCGCAGCCTTTTGTCGGCGAACTGGTGATGCAGGGTGCGTCGAAAGCCCGGCGGCAACTGGTGCTGGGCGCCGATCAACTGGTGGTTAGTCCGCTGCACTGGGCCGATCTTAACGGCGACGGCCACATCAATGACGACGAGATGCTGGCGGCGTCCGAAATCATCGAACAGGCTCCCGCTCTGCCACTGGACTTTGCCGCCATCGAGGCCCTGTGGAGTGCTGGGGCCTATCACTGGGATGCGCAGCAGGCTGCCTTTGCGCCCGGCCCGCCCCCTCAGCAGGCTGTTGAAAAACTGCCTGCTGAGCCCATGGATGGGCGTCGTTGA
- a CDS encoding epoxyqueuosine reductase QueH → MIAERAADSRRAVPGPTPLLLQVCCAPCSTAVVEQLQQAGYAPTLYFCNPNIHPLTEYQQRRAELQRWCSRQRLPLLLADDRPADWFAAIAGLENQPERGRRCHRCFRLRLQLTALCARRHGFGLFGTALTVSPHKDAVAINRLGQALGRQLGLEFFVANFKKQGGFQRSLELSRQNGFYRQRYCGCQFSLQQRQRQDAARAAAGDHGDSR, encoded by the coding sequence ATGATTGCTGAGAGGGCCGCTGATTCCCGTCGCGCCGTGCCAGGGCCGACGCCCCTGTTGCTACAGGTCTGCTGTGCTCCCTGCAGCACCGCGGTGGTCGAACAGCTGCAGCAGGCGGGCTACGCCCCAACCCTGTATTTCTGCAACCCCAACATCCATCCCCTGACGGAATACCAGCAGCGCCGCGCCGAATTGCAACGCTGGTGCTCTCGGCAGAGACTGCCGCTGCTCCTGGCCGACGACCGGCCGGCTGACTGGTTCGCCGCCATTGCCGGGCTGGAAAACCAGCCCGAACGGGGCCGGCGCTGCCACCGCTGCTTCCGCCTGCGCCTGCAGTTGACGGCCCTGTGTGCCCGCCGGCACGGTTTCGGGCTGTTCGGCACTGCCCTGACGGTGTCGCCGCACAAGGATGCCGTTGCCATCAACCGTCTCGGCCAAGCGCTCGGCCGTCAGCTGGGGCTGGAGTTTTTTGTGGCCAACTTCAAAAAACAGGGGGGCTTTCAGCGCAGCCTGGAGCTGTCACGGCAGAATGGTTTCTACCGCCAGCGTTATTGTGGCTGTCAGTTTTCGCTGCAGCAGCGTCAGCGGCAGGATGCGGCCCGGGCTGCCGCTGGCGACCATGGCGACAGTCGCTGA
- a CDS encoding M16 family metallopeptidase codes for MNRRGIRCALRAAVVGLLLFLPSGGWAARPDAISLPPLQERWRLPEKMQLDNQVPLYLLTDERVPLVDVTVLLAFGRSAVPPDQSGLVELVAEGLRSGGSLKRRPQQIDEDLDALAANLRVDSGPYSIELHLSLLREDLAAGVALLAELVQQPRFDAERFAIARQQLQENIRRRADQPQGAAQYLLTRQLYGSHPLGQPPTLATLATFDLEQVRAFYQRHAGPAHLWLAVSGAVDAGELLPLVNDAFGHWQAPVTAVPLPPLPPEAAAESLLVDRPLPQTTVLLAQRGIDKDNPDLYAVQVMNYILGGGGFNSRLMREIRSNRGLVYSVYSAFSVGRRLPGPFVAGCETRNDQVAEAVDLMRQEMERLRTETVTPAELELARESLINAFIFVFADSHQLVRRVMEQDYYGFAPDYLQRYRQRIAAVSAEDVRQVARRYLQPQRQQLILVGAAESLHLPPGGPLRQVAVETLLSEAPVASP; via the coding sequence ATGAACAGGCGGGGAATAAGGTGCGCGCTACGTGCTGCTGTTGTTGGTTTGCTGTTGTTTCTGCCGAGCGGCGGCTGGGCCGCCCGGCCCGATGCGATCAGCTTGCCACCCTTGCAGGAACGCTGGCGCTTGCCGGAAAAAATGCAGCTGGATAACCAGGTGCCCCTGTATCTGCTGACCGATGAACGGGTGCCGCTGGTGGATGTCACGGTGCTGCTGGCTTTTGGTCGCAGTGCAGTGCCGCCTGATCAGAGCGGACTGGTGGAGTTGGTGGCCGAGGGGTTGCGCAGTGGTGGCAGCTTAAAGCGCCGTCCGCAGCAGATTGATGAGGATCTTGATGCGTTGGCGGCCAATCTGCGGGTTGACAGCGGGCCCTACAGTATTGAACTGCATCTGTCGCTGTTGCGGGAAGATCTGGCGGCGGGGGTGGCTCTGTTGGCTGAGCTGGTGCAGCAGCCGCGTTTCGATGCCGAGCGTTTTGCCATTGCCCGCCAGCAGTTGCAGGAAAACATTCGCCGGCGTGCTGACCAGCCTCAGGGCGCGGCGCAATATTTGCTGACCCGCCAGCTTTACGGCAGTCACCCTCTGGGCCAGCCGCCGACGCTGGCAACGCTGGCGACCTTTGATCTGGAGCAGGTCCGCGCCTTCTATCAGCGCCATGCCGGGCCGGCCCACCTGTGGTTGGCGGTTTCCGGCGCGGTTGATGCCGGGGAACTGCTGCCCTTGGTCAATGACGCCTTCGGCCACTGGCAGGCGCCGGTGACAGCGGTGCCCTTGCCACCACTGCCGCCGGAGGCCGCGGCGGAAAGCCTGCTGGTCGACCGACCGCTGCCGCAGACGACGGTGCTGCTGGCTCAGCGCGGTATCGACAAGGACAACCCGGATCTCTATGCCGTGCAGGTGATGAACTACATACTTGGCGGGGGCGGGTTCAATTCGCGCCTGATGCGGGAGATTCGCTCCAATCGCGGGCTGGTCTATTCGGTTTACAGTGCCTTTTCCGTTGGCCGGCGCTTGCCCGGTCCCTTTGTCGCCGGCTGTGAGACCCGTAATGACCAGGTGGCCGAGGCGGTCGATCTGATGCGGCAGGAAATGGAACGTCTGCGCACGGAAACGGTCACGCCCGCCGAACTGGAGCTGGCGCGCGAGAGCCTGATCAATGCCTTTATTTTTGTCTTTGCCGACAGTCATCAGCTGGTGCGGCGGGTAATGGAACAGGATTATTACGGTTTCGCGCCGGATTATCTGCAGCGTTATCGCCAGCGCATTGCTGCCGTTAGCGCGGAAGATGTGCGGCAGGTGGCGCGGCGCTATTTGCAGCCGCAGCGTCAGCAGCTGATTCTGGTGGGGGCGGCTGAAAGTCTGCATCTGCCGCCCGGCGGGCCGCTGCGTCAGGTGGCGGTGGAAACGTTGCTGTCAGAAGCGCCGGTCGCCTCACCGTAA
- a CDS encoding M16 family metallopeptidase produces MLTWLLLPCGRAAALALQEQVHEFVLDNGLRLLVVPQPTAMTFTAYLTLGVGSVDERDSNRGIAHFLEHMRFKGTHQIGTRDFAAEEPLLRQLDEVVTRLQRCEQEANCPPQRLEALRQQVKQLEQQHRQLVVKDEFSEIYARHGGVDFNAFTSKDLTTYLISLPANRLELWFALEADRMKNTVLREFHTEKGVIQEERRRSYESRPFGLLYETLLATAFQVHPYRHPVIGWSSDIAALRKEQLQAFMERYYQPANCCIALVGAVEPAEAHRLAQHYFGGIPAGERVPPVTAVEPPQRGERRVQVRFQAEPQLLVAYHKPTVPSRDDYAFDLLAVLLTDGPTSLLHRRLVLEQQLVTQVSAFGAPGGRYDNLFVLHLVPRHPHPVAEVEAALYAELEQLCAVPPTQQQLDRARKRLRADHLRQLQSHRGLAGMLTHFQVVTGDWRYLDRYDAVIRSLTAAEVQQAAARWLKADNRTVVELVSQEAS; encoded by the coding sequence GTGCTGACCTGGCTGTTGTTGCCGTGCGGCCGGGCAGCGGCTCTGGCCCTGCAGGAGCAGGTTCACGAGTTCGTGCTTGACAACGGTTTGCGGCTGCTGGTGGTGCCGCAGCCGACCGCCATGACCTTCACGGCTTATCTGACCCTGGGGGTCGGCTCGGTGGATGAACGGGACAGCAATCGCGGCATTGCCCATTTCCTTGAACATATGCGGTTTAAAGGTACCCATCAGATCGGCACCCGTGACTTTGCTGCCGAGGAGCCGCTGTTGCGTCAGCTTGATGAGGTGGTCACGCGTCTGCAGCGCTGTGAGCAGGAGGCGAATTGCCCGCCGCAACGGCTGGAGGCCTTGCGTCAGCAGGTGAAACAACTGGAGCAGCAGCACCGCCAGCTGGTGGTCAAGGACGAGTTTTCCGAGATCTACGCCCGGCATGGCGGCGTCGATTTCAACGCCTTTACCAGCAAGGATCTGACCACCTATCTGATTTCCCTGCCGGCCAACCGGCTGGAGCTCTGGTTCGCCCTTGAAGCCGACCGCATGAAGAACACGGTGCTGCGCGAATTTCACACCGAAAAAGGGGTGATCCAAGAGGAACGGCGCCGTTCCTATGAAAGCCGGCCCTTTGGTCTGCTGTACGAAACCCTGCTGGCCACGGCCTTTCAGGTGCATCCCTACCGTCACCCGGTGATTGGCTGGTCATCGGATATTGCCGCTCTGCGCAAGGAGCAATTGCAGGCGTTCATGGAACGCTATTATCAGCCGGCCAACTGCTGTATTGCCCTGGTCGGTGCGGTCGAACCGGCTGAGGCCCACCGTCTGGCGCAGCATTATTTTGGGGGCATTCCCGCGGGCGAGCGCGTGCCGCCGGTGACGGCGGTGGAGCCGCCCCAACGCGGCGAGCGGCGGGTGCAGGTGCGCTTTCAGGCTGAACCCCAGTTGCTGGTGGCTTACCACAAACCCACCGTGCCCAGCCGCGACGACTATGCCTTCGATCTGCTGGCGGTGTTGCTGACCGACGGCCCCACCTCTCTGCTGCATCGCCGGCTGGTTCTCGAACAGCAGTTGGTGACGCAGGTGTCGGCCTTTGGCGCGCCCGGTGGCCGTTACGACAATCTGTTTGTGCTGCATCTGGTGCCGCGTCATCCTCACCCGGTTGCCGAGGTGGAGGCGGCGCTCTATGCCGAGCTGGAACAACTGTGCGCCGTGCCACCGACGCAACAACAGCTTGACCGCGCCCGCAAGCGTCTGCGGGCCGATCATCTACGCCAGCTGCAGAGCCATCGTGGTCTGGCCGGCATGCTGACCCATTTTCAGGTCGTCACCGGTGACTGGCGCTATCTCGACCGCTATGACGCCGTGATCCGCAGCCTGACCGCTGCCGAGGTGCAGCAGGCGGCGGCCCGCTGGTTGAAGGCCGACAACCGCACGGTGGTTGAACTGGTGTCGCAGGAGGCGTCATGA
- a CDS encoding UDP-2,3-diacylglucosamine diphosphatase, with the protein MSRTLILADAHLKQPTDPAYRDLLQFLQQQQQSDRPDCLILLGDLFEFWIGYRHCVFSAYLPLLQQLWLLQQSGTRLIVAEGNHDFHLGPYFSQTLGATLIADSATIALYGHRLWLTHGDRIGASHSYRLWRWLLRSRASRLLQQLLPADAVWALAERLSALSRRHSRPRPGLPLPAPPRPALQQAGQVAAAAGCDLLLCGHFHQPWRLSADTIEVVVVGDWAEKRCYAELDAGGLRLCRYGEATGASDSNVSTAT; encoded by the coding sequence ATGAGCCGAACCCTGATTCTTGCCGATGCCCACCTCAAACAGCCGACCGATCCCGCTTACCGCGATCTGCTGCAGTTTCTGCAGCAGCAACAACAAAGCGACCGGCCCGATTGCCTGATCCTGTTGGGCGATCTGTTCGAATTCTGGATCGGCTACCGCCACTGTGTCTTCAGTGCCTATCTGCCCCTGCTGCAGCAACTGTGGCTGCTGCAACAGAGCGGTACCCGGCTGATCGTCGCTGAAGGCAACCACGATTTCCATCTCGGCCCCTATTTCAGCCAGACCCTCGGCGCCACCCTCATTGCCGACAGCGCAACCATTGCCCTCTACGGTCACCGCCTTTGGCTGACCCACGGCGACCGCATTGGCGCCAGCCACAGCTACCGGCTGTGGCGCTGGCTGCTGCGCAGCCGCGCCAGTCGCCTGCTGCAGCAGCTGCTGCCAGCCGATGCCGTCTGGGCGCTGGCCGAACGGCTCAGTGCCCTCAGCCGGCGCCATTCGCGGCCCCGGCCTGGCCTGCCCCTTCCGGCCCCGCCACGCCCGGCCCTGCAGCAGGCCGGCCAGGTTGCCGCCGCCGCCGGCTGCGATCTGCTGTTGTGCGGCCACTTTCACCAGCCCTGGCGTCTGTCAGCTGACACCATCGAGGTGGTCGTGGTGGGTGACTGGGCGGAAAAACGGTGCTACGCCGAACTCGATGCGGGGGGCCTGCGGCTGTGCCGTTACGGTGAGGCGACCGGCGCTTCTGACAGCAACGTTTCCACCGCCACCTGA